In the genome of Cynocephalus volans isolate mCynVol1 chromosome 10, mCynVol1.pri, whole genome shotgun sequence, the window GAGCACATCTCAGCCTCCAGGCCTTTGTtgctgctgttccctctgccaggaacaCCTTTCCCCACCCCTCCGATCTACTACTCTGGCCTGCACATTTGGGTAACCTCTGCTCATCTTTCAGGTCTCAGTTTAGATAttcctccttccctgtccccctgGATGTCTGGGCTGGTCTGCGTCTGTGTTCTCACAGCCCTTTGTGTTCCCAGAAACACACTGTGTTATTGCAGCCTGTTTACTTGTCAGTCTCTTTACCAACTGGTGGGGACAAACTTCTCTGGTGGAGGGAAGGGGATGAGAACAGGAGGCCTTTGATACCATGTAAAGAACTTAAATTTGTCCCAAGGGGGGCAAGGAGTCCCTGGGAGCTTTGGAGCATGGGAGTGACATGACTCAGAGcctctctggctttattttctccttcttgcCCAAACAGGACTTCCCAGAACAGAACTGGTCCCAGTTGCGAATGCTTTTCATGCAACCATCAGCAGCCAAGACCTCGTTCTCTCTGAGGAAGGGTATATGTGGGATtggagctgggaggagggagtgtgggggcaggggaagaCATTGTGATATCTACAATCCAGACATTTGAAGGGAATGGTGCACTGatccttgggggaaaaaatagtttACTTCACTCTGAAAATCTCTGGCTGCTTTTCATCCTTTGTAGCCTGACTAGGTAGGTCTTTTCTTTGCTCTGTGACAACAGCCTAACTGATGCACTAGTCTGGATACCCTCCCCTGACCTGGATTTCTATGTCCTGGCAGGTGCTCAGGGAGCTGTGCTAAGCTCCCTCAGAAGTTGGCCTCCCCCAGCTGGGAGCTCCCATCCCAGGTCCTGAGAGTCTGGGATCTAATTGGAGAAGGCCATGACCAGACAGTGTGGCCCTGCTGGATTCTGCTGACTTGTGCAGGGGCCAAGACTGGACAGCAGAGAGACCTCTTCCACCCCTAGTGTGAAGCCTCTGGGGACTAAGATCTGTTCTAGGCTGGATGCACCTAGGGCCCCACTCCAGGTCTCTGTCTTTGGAGTCTGCCCTTCTGGCCAGAGCAAATAGTATCTGTGGGAGACCGAGCATGACATTGGCACTCAAAaagcctgggttcaagtccagcAGCCACCATTCACATACTCTGTGTCTTACTCACTCACCAAACATCCTCTGACTCCAGCTCCTGCCCAATCCTGGTGCGGGTGACAGAGTGAGGTCAGGTCAACCCCACTTTCAGAGAGCACCTCTGAGGAGGAGAGAGACACAGATACAGACAGTGCTAGCCTAGGGTGGACTGTGCTCTAAGGGACACAGACTTGGGGCCAcacagccagagaaggcagggaaggcttcctgtgTGAGGGGTCCTTTGGGGAGCTTGAAGAATAAGCTGGAATTTGCCATGAAGCAAGAGGGAAAGGCACTTTAGAGAGGGAGGAGGTTGTGCAAAGACCCAGAGGTGGGAAGCAGCCTGGTGACATTTCAAAAGAGCACCATACCAGTCATGGAGTGACTGATGCTTTAAGGGACAAGCcccatgaaaaaaatgctcaacctcactaatcatcagggaaatcaaAACGTAATGAGAAATATGAACAATGACGAAAAAcacaatgagacaccacctcACTCTagatagaatggctattatcaaacagacaaaagaaaagaagtgttggtgaggatgtggagaaaagggaatatttGTGtgttgttggtaggaatgtaaattagtacagacattatgggaaacagtatggagtttcctcaaaaaattaaaaaatagaactaccacagctggttagctcagttggttagagtatggtgctgataacaccaaggttcagggttagatccctataccagccagtcaccaaaaaaaaaaaaaagaaaaaaagaactacatatgattcagcaatcctactAATTaatatgtacccaaaggaaatgtattcaatatgtcaaagagatatccgcactcccatgtttattgcagcattatctgtaacagccaagatatggaatcaagctACGTGTCCaacaacggatgaatggataagaaaaatgtggtatatattcacaatagaatactactcagtataaaaaagaaagaaatcttgttATTtctggcaacatggatggacctggaggacataaCATTAAGTGAcattagccaggcacagaaagacaagtaccacatgatctcactcactcatatgtggaatctaaaaaaaaaaaaagttgatattatggaggcagaaagtagaacagtggttaccagggactttGGAGGGGACGGGAgaagggaagacagagagagggtGACCAGTGGgtacaaaattataattagacaggaggaataagttctggtgttctattgcacagcagaGTGTCTatagttaacagttaagttttgtatattacattgtAGCAGGAGGAGAGGCTTTTAAATGTTCTCGCCACAAAGAAATGGAGacactaactaccctgacccagtcattatacatcatatatatgtatctcaACATCAggctgtatcccataaatatgtacaaatacaaactgtcaattaaaattttttaaaaagggacaagGCCCTACACTAGTCTGAAGTGAAAGTTTCTCTCAGCAATCGGAGGCTGCTGTGCTGGGGCTCTGTCACTCTTTGGATTGGCCCATGCCCTGCCTCAGAGCTCCTCCGAGGTCCTCCTGTCCTTCTGCGTCTGGTGCCACTGTCAGATCTGGTTGGGGAGTGTCTCTGTCCAGAACTGCAGTCAGGCCTCCCTTGGCTTCTGCCTGGCTCATGGCACCATGCTGATCTCCAGGTATCGTTTTGACTGGTTGAATTGGGGCCAAGGAGGCAGCCCCTTGCCACTGGGGACCCTGGGTAGGAGAAATGAGTGAGGACCAAAGCCTTCTGTACTGTCCCTCTGGGGGAAGATCCGGGTGTCCCAGACCCAAAGTCAGGCATGCCTGATGACTCACTCACCCTGTGTGGGCAAAGTGGGTCCACTGGGCCATCATGGTGATGTTCAGctgtttctcttcctctgtggCCTCTGGAAAGGTCGGTGGGAGGGAAAGACTTGAATCAGGGTCAGGTGGGTCCTGGAGGGGACCCAAGAGGACCCACGGGTTACCAGTGCTGACTGGAGACCTCTGTTTCTGCAAGACCTGCCCTGACCTCTTGTAGACTGGCAGTCTAGGGATCTCATGTCTGTCTGTCCTTACCCGGGAGGGAGCTCTCATCCATGAGGAAGGGAACCCCAAACATGAAGGCACATTCAGCTCCATGGTCAGCCTTCACCCAGGCTGGTTTGATCTTCATAAAAGAACTGGGTCAATGCTGGAACTCATAGAAAAAGACGGGGGCCACAGAATCTGCAGAGAAAGGTCATGATCAGAGTTAGATACCCACAGACTGATCGGGTCCTGCCTTTGGCAGCACAAGCTCATAATAACACCAATACTAATCAAAATAATGAGGATGACAAAAAATGTTTAGCAGCATGTATTTGTAGAGCACTTGCTAGGTGTCCAGGATGATACTATGTACTTCATGTGAAATCACTCATTTAATTCCCATAACAATGTTATGGATTATTTTCTAtcagtatccccattttacaaataaggaaactgaggcacagagggttAGGTATCTTGTCTCAGGCACAAAGTTAAGAACTTGGAGCTGTTCCAGGGCTGTATCAGGTATTACCTACCAGGTTTGGAGGAAGCAAGACTTCTCTCCAGCAGAAGCACTGAAAAAGGATGAAGTCACTCATCAATTGAATGAATTCCTGAGAATTGGTAATGGGCCCTGCTGGGTGACCTTTGACAAGTCATTgtacttctctgaacctcagttttctcctttataaaatgCCCTGCCAGAGACATGTCTCATTACTGTGACGCCAGGTCCATCTGGCTCCACATCTGAGAGTATGACCTTAACAGTGAGGCTCTGGGGTCAGACAGAACTGGCTCAAGCTCTGCCTCTGTCCCTGAccttgaacctcagtttcctcatctgtaaaatggggacaatggaAGTTCCTACTTCACAGAGTTGcaatgaggattaaaggagatgaaCACCCCTAGAGCTCAGCACTACACactccctggcacatagtatgtgctccTTAAGGGGCAGTCTCTATGGTGACAATGATGATGCTAATTTTCCTTTGAGAACCACATTGACTCATGTCCAAGAGGATTCCTGTGTGGGACAAAAATTTAGCAGGTGAACCAAGGGGCTTGGTGGTAGGCAGGcagctgtgggtgttggggggtaGGAGCAGAGACTGCGCTGGGTTGGATACCCACTGGCTTCCTCCCTCTGTCCCACCTCATCTAACCAGTGGTCAAGTAGTGCCTCAAGGTGGCCAGCATGTCCTCCTGGCTCATCTGTTCAATCTTATCCAGGAGATGTCAGCTCTGCAGGGACACCACGGCCCTCTCAGTAGCCTgatcactacccccacccccagtcccagTTCTGGGCGGGAGAGTGTTCACAGCCTTGTACTTATAAAATCATTACGAAGCACAAGTCCATAGACCCAAAAAGATAAACCTCAAATTGGCTGGAGGTGGGTTAAAGGAAGTTGGGGAGAGCAGTACCAAACACAGCAATCAAGTGGTTAATGGCAGTTCTGTAGAGAATGAGAAAATTTGTTCAACATTTTCATAGAATAACATCAAGAACCCCAGAGGCCATAAAAATGTCAAATGTTGGCTTTATATGTCACAGgtttattttggtttggttttatttgGTGCCTGGCCTGTACaaggatccgaatccttgaccttggtgttataacactgtgctctaacctaACCAACCAAGTAACCAGCCAGCTCTATATGTTACAGTTTTAAGAGCACAGTTTCTGGAGCCTGACTTCGtggattcaaattccagctctgccatctaCCAGGTGCATGACCTGgtacaagttacttaaactctctgtgcctcagtttcctaatctgtaaaagaAGAATGACAAAAATCGGCTTCACAGGATTTTTGTGAGGACTAAGACTTAATAAATATAAAGGCCCCAACATAGAATAAGCACCATGGAAATGCTAGCTATTAAAGTTCATTTCATTGCTGTTAGGCTCTTTGTTAATCTTTGAGAACAGAAACGAAAATTCACAGATGAGTAAACAGAGAGAGTATATACAAAGGGAGATGTGAATCTTTACTAGGATTAAAGAACTGAAGTCCACAGAAGCTAAagtatcaaaactttaaaaaatgatggtCTAAGGGTctgcccgtggcttacttgggagaatgtggtgctgataacaccaaggccacaggttcggatccctatataggggtgactggttagctcacttgggagagcatggtgctgacaacaccaaggcaaggggaagatccccttactggtcatcttttgtaaataaataaataaataaataaaaatgatggtCTACAAGATCGAAATACAaaaattgtgtttctatacactgaCAACGAGCAATCTGATAgtgatattaatataaaaattctaaaaacaccaacatcaagcattcagatctccataccagccagccgccaaaaaaaaaaaaaaaaaaaacaagagagagaaattaaagaagacctaactAAATGGAatgacatcccatgttcatgaggCAGAAGACTTAAtatggttaagatggcaatacttcccaaactgatctacagattcagtgtgatCTCTATCAAAATCTTAGCTGCTTCTTtatgcagaaattgacaagcgaATCAtataattcatatggaaatgtaagggacccagaatagtcaaaacaattgTTATGAATTGAGTTGTATCTCCACAAAAAAAATATGTGGTGTCCTAACTTCCAGTAaatcagaatgtgactttatttggagaaaGGGTCTTTACAGAGATAATCAGGTTAGATTAAGATGATTACAGAGGTAATCATTAGGGTGAAATCTCATTCAATATGATTGGTGTTCCTGcaaaaaagggaaatttagacacagagacagactgCTACAGAAGGAAGACAATGTAAAGACAGAGGGAGAACTTCATCTACAACCCATGTAATGCCTGAGGCTACCAGAGcaaggagagaggcatggaacagattcttcctcacagcactcagaagaaaccaaccttgctaacaccttgattttgggcttctagcctccagaactctgacataaactttttgttgtttaagccacccaaatcatgatactttgttatggcagtcctagcaaacttatataacagtcttgaaaaagaatagCAAAGGTGGAGGATTCACAATTCCCAATTCTAAAACTTATGACAAAACAATAGTAATTGAGATAGCGTGGTAGTGACATAAGGatagaacaaataaattaatggaatagaattgaaagtccagaaataaacccttagaTTTATgttcaatttgattttctttctttctttctttcttttcttttcttttctttttttttaaaagatgaccggtaaggggatcttaacccttgatttggtgttgtcagcaccacgctcacccagtgagcaaaccggccgtccctatatgggatccgaacccgtggccttggtgctatcagcaccgtactctctcgagtgagccacaggccgacccctttctttttttttttttaaagatgaccggtagggggatcttaacccttgacttggtgttgtcagcaccacactctcccaagtgagccacaggccggccctcaattTGATTTtgaacaaaggtgccaagacaattcaataggGAAATACAGTTTTTCAACAAATGACAGTGGGATATCTGGATAACCACATgcaaattcttagaagaaaatataggactaaatctttgtgaccttagaTTAGGCAATCATTTCTTAGACACtccaccaaaagcacaagcaacaaaacaaacaatagattggacttcatcaaaacaaaaaacttttgtGTTGTAAAGGACACCACCAAGAAAGTGAAGagatagaatgggagaaaatatttgcagatcatataatctgataaggaacttgtatccagaatgtggaaagaactctaacaactcaaaaataaaaagacaaataatccaattttaaaatgggcaaaggatttgaacagatatttctccaaagaagatgtaaaagtggccaataagcacatgaaaagatgctcaacaactttagtcattagggaaatgcaaatcaaaataagataccacttcacactcactaagGTGGCTagaaggatgtggggaaattggaatctcatacattgctaaagggaaatgtaaaatggtacagccactttgggaaacagtctgGGCAGTTTCTCAAATGATTAAACTCAGAGTTTaaaccacatgacccagcaattctgcttctacctatataaccaagagaaattaaagcatatgtttacacaaaaacttatacatgaatgttcatagcaggattatccataatagccaaaaaggtgaaaacaacccaaatgtctatcaactgatgaatgaataaacaaaatgtggtatatccatataaccgactatccagccataaaaaggaatgaagcattaATATAAGCTACAGCGTGGATAAACCTTGACAACATCATGTTAGGTGAaggaagtcagacacaaaaagccacatattatgtgattccatttatatgaaatgtccagaataggcaaatctatagattTGACAGGAAGTAGactggagacagaaagtagattagtggttgccagcagTTGAGAGAGAGGGAATGggcagtgactgctaatgggtaccaAGCTTTTTTTTAGGGTGACACAATATTCTGGAATAAgagagtggtgatggttgcataactctgtgaatatactaaaaaaccactgaattggggccagcccgtggctcactcgggagagtgtggtgctgataacaccaaggccatgggctcggatcattataaaaaacaaacaaacaaacaaacaagcaaacaaaaaaaccccactgaattgtacacttaataGGGGTGAATTTGATGGATATAGATTATATTgcaactgatattttaaaaattagtctggggctggctggttagctcgtttggtagagcgtggtgctaagaccaccaaggtcaagtgtttggatccccatacttttttttttttggccagctgcaaaaaaaaaaaaaattacagtctGCAAATGCTGGTAAGTTTGCAATAAAAGCTGTATACTCATGTTGCCAGTGGTAGTTTAAATCAGCACAGCAATTGCAGAAAATGCTATGCCAATGACAATATGCAAGAAGTGGAGAGGTCTCCATAAGGGGAGTGAATCACTTTCCATGGCTAAAGCTTTTGCCATGGATATTTAGTAAACATCTAGTTGGCTGAAAAATTTACACTGTGCTCATATGAATAAGAAGAATAGAGTGAACGCCTGCACCAGTGATGAGAACAGCCCTCTGAGGCAATCGATTCCTGGTGACTATGAGTCCTGGGCACAGCATTCCACACCAGGCAGATTGGCTCAGATCTTGAGAGCCAGCCAGTTTGACACTCTCTCACTTTTATACATACAACTTTAAGTTGACAGTGTAGGGGCAATGTGGCCTACCAGAGTCTGGGGCATTGCCCTGGAGACTTCTATAGGCTTTGTTTTCAAGTATCGAGATTGCATAAGTCTCTCATACAGCAAGCAAATGACTCTCCTGGGGATTGATTCCAAAGGAATAAGTGAGAGGACAAAAGCTGTGGACATGAAGATGTTCGCTGCACTATTAGTTTCAGTGGGAAAAACTAGAAGCTGCCCAAATGCCAAAATGAAGGAACAGTATAATGGGACCATCCCTTCGTGGAAGGTTTTGCAGCCACTAAAAGCAATTGCTGTGAAGATGGGTAGGTGAGTGAGAAAGATATAACATGATACTCAGGAGGAAAACCTGATATTGAGACTCTTGTGAAGAGTTCTGTGTACCTGGAAGGGATAGGAAGGCACTTGGACCAGGAGGTCCCCAGTGGCTTGATGTTGTCCAAAACTTGAGAGTCTTAGGGAGTCAGTCTCTCAGGCACAGAGACACACTAATCGGTCTCACAGAGCCTGATGTACAAACCAGACACCAAGGCATGAATATTCTGTGAATCGGCACTGCCCAGAAAGCCACTTTGTGCAAAAACTTGGTCCCCCAAAAGGAATACTTGCTTTGTGAAAATGAAGCTGGGTAACCTTGAACAAGTCCCTTaaaactttctgagcctcagctttctcacctATCAAATGGGAATAACAGGAGTGAAGACAGGCTGGGACAGGGCCTTGAAGGGCACAGGTGCCAGAGGACACTCACCCTAGGAATGAGCTGTTCAAACTCGTGATTGTTGATACCCAGAAGGAAGGGCACAGAGTGGAACTGCCTCTACCGCAGGAGCTCCTTGGAACTTTAGGGAAGAAAGGTGCCATCAACAGTGTAGGGAGTGACATTAAGTTTCTGCAGGAGAAAGCGAGGCAGGAGGCCCCCACCAAATAAGGACCAAGCCTCAAAGAATGAGACCCCAAGGGCCACTCAGCTGTGTGCCTGGCTGGCTGAGCCTTGAGGGAAGGTGAGAGGATGGAGATTACCAGGGCTAGGGGGCCCAGGGGGAATCAGAAGACCAGGTAACTGATGCTTCCAAGCAGGTCTCTTTCCTAGAAGACAGGCCCTGCCCTTGGGGCTGGTGGTGGCCCTCCATTCCTGGCCCCAGGCAAGGTTGGGCCCTCATCCCCTTTCCCTCGTGGGTGGCTTCCCCAAGTTTTACCCTAGGCTGCTAACTGCCTGTCTGCTCCCTCAGTAGCTAGGCAGGATTCCCTCTGTACCATTGCCCATCATGACCCCAAAGCGGTAGGCATACCAACTTCTTGGTAAGGACCagctcctctccttccttctgctgAAGGCACTGCAACATCTCAGCCGTGGAGTTGGAGCTGAAGGCGAAGTCATCTGCAATGTTCGGGGGACAGATGAAAGTGTCTTTCCTCCCTCTCAGCCACCCACCCCTGCCTTCCAGCCCTCTGCCTCCCCTAGAGAGCGGATACACCTGTAGAACAGTTGGGCGGTGATGTCACAGACCAGGACCTGAGACTGGCCAGAGACCTGCTGCCACCCCTTAGAATCCTGTCCTGCCCACCAACATGGGTGGTCCCCAGGGATCCTGGTGCTCCCCATTACACCATACTGTCATTATCTGTATGGGAGGCTGAGTCCCTTTGCCCCTCTGTGATCAGTGTCATTATCTGGTTAACTATGTTCCCACAGGTCAGTAAAGGTTTGTGGAGTGAATAAGGAAATGAGATATGTTTGGAGGGGGAGGGATTCCAGCACAGGCCAAAGTCTGGCGGGGAATGGTGGGGATACGTAAGGCTGGAGGGATAGCTCCGGGCCAGTCCAGGTCCAAGAAAGCCAGGCCGGGGCATGTAGACATTAGCAGGAACTCTGTGAGTAGTTGTTTAAGTAGACAATGGCTGAGCTGTGTTTTTCTTAGGACACAGGAGAGACAGGGAAGGAGGCCCTAGAGTTTGTGGTTGAGAAAATCTCTCCTAGCCACAGAGAGGGGATGGCATGGGGAGGCTGGGAGGCTGATGCTGATGTCCAGACAAGAGCCAACGTGCCCATGCTGAGGTTCCTGAATCATCTTGGACCCAGTGGTTAAGATGCCCAGCCACTCCTCCACCTCAGCTAAGGTCTAGGGCCAGGTGAGGGCACTGACCCAGCCTTCCAGATCCCTCTCACATctgccccttcctccccaccacctGGCACTAAAGACCCCACCCTGGGGAAGGGGTTAAAGATGGTCTCCGCAGGGGTGGCCTTCTCTGGGTAGCCATCCCTGACTTCCCACCATCTGGGAGGTAGCAGTTGTTTCCTCTGAGCCCCCATAGGTAGGCATGCTTCCTTCATCCcagtggctccctctctgccaacAGGGAGCTCCCTACTGGCGCCACCCCACTCAGAGACCCCAGGGCCAGTACAGGGAAGGGTATGGGAGGTACACATGGAGTAAGAGAGTGAAGGAAATGCAGACCTGAGCCAGAGGCCTTGGGTTAGACACCAGCATCCCTGAGATGGTGAAGACCCCACTCTGTGCTATGGCTGTGTGGAACAGCCCCCAGCAATTGAGGACAGGACCTGGTGCAGCAGAGAAGGCAAATGACTGAGAGGAGGGAAGGGATCTGGGAGGTCTGAGGCCACAGGagccctcccagcccctgccagCATTGCTAGTCCCCTGTGACAACTCATCAGGGTAGAGACAATGCAGGCACCAGCAGATCCGCCAAAGATGGTGACACAGTTGAGGTTACCCCCAAAGAGGGTGATGTTCCCCTGCACCCAGTGCAGAGTGGCTACCACATCTAGGAAGCCTTGGTTGCTAGATGTGTCTTGTCCTCAGTGCTGGGGCAGAGTGGGGCAGTGGTTGGTACAGGTGGGCTCCCCTGACAGATTTTCCTTGGCCTTTGCATGTTTGCTTTGAATCAACAGCCACCAGTATGCTGGACCCTCCTCTGCTGCCAAAGTCTGGCCTGGCTATGAGCCACGCTTGGCATCCACAGGCCCAACCTGGCTGGTTCTCAGGTGGCTGCCAGAGTCTGTTGCTTTCTGCCCCCACACCCTGCTGGGACCCTGGCCCCAGCCAAGGAGTCAATACCCTCTGCCCAAGGGACCAAGTTCACTGTACAATTCTGGCTTTGGCTGGGCCCCTCCCCCAGGGTGGATCCTCAGGGAGCACCCTTCTCTGCCCCAGATAGCATGGCAGAGGAGCCCTACACAGTCAGGCTCTGGACTGCCCCCCCAAGATCCCCAGTTCCTCTCATGAGCTGGCCTCTCCTCAGTGCAAGCAGTGTCCTTGTGTGCCTGCCAGCTCACCTGAAGAAGCCAAGGATACCAAGGTGGTACTGGCCTGTGACCACTACCACATTGCAGTAGGCAGGCAGGGCTGATCCATCCTGGGAGGTGGCAGTGCCAACCATCAGAAAGCCTCCGTGGGTCCATACCATGATCTGCAGAGATGGCCATGGGGCAGTGACCCTGATTCCTGGGACCCCCTCTGCCCACCTACCAGCACACGGCATTCTTGggacctgtattagtctgtttatgttgcttataacaaaataccagaaactgagtgatttataaagaaaaatgaaatttattgcttacagtttctgaggctaggaatcccaaagtccatctggtggtggtga includes:
- the CES3 gene encoding LOW QUALITY PROTEIN: carboxylesterase 3 (The sequence of the model RefSeq protein was modified relative to this genomic sequence to represent the inferred CDS: inserted 2 bases in 1 codon; substituted 10 bases at 10 genomic stop codons) — protein: MTLTLSLTKPAELGCVLVXMACLLLMSPATPTGPKVAQSEVDTILGNVQGWQVGTKGTDHVVNVFLGIPFTQAPLGPARFSAPCLAQPWEDVRDTSTVLHCEXPLCLQDVERMNHSRFMLNRKKYXLFSILEDCLLLNIXACREAAAGTAKPIMVWTHGGFLMVGTATSQDGSALPAYCNVVVVTGQYHLGILGFFSNQGFLDVVATLHWVQGNITLFGGNLNCVTIFGGSAGACIVSTLMSCPVLNCWGLFHTAIAQSGVFTISGMLVSNPRPLAQVYPLSRGGRGLEGRGGWLRGRKDTFICPPNIADDFAFSSNSTAEMLQCLQQKEGEELVLTKKLKLNVTPYTVDGTFLPXSSKELLRXRQFHSVPFLLGINNHEFEQLIPRSXHLLDKIEQMSQEDMLATLRHYLTTDSVAPVFFYEFQHXPSSFMKIKPAWVKADHGAECAFMFGVPFLMDESSLPEATEEEKQLNITMMAQWTHFAHTGVPSGKGLPPWPQFNQSKRYLEISMVPXARQKPREAXLQFWTETLPNQIXQWHQTQKDRRTSEEL